Proteins found in one Solitalea lacus genomic segment:
- the feoB gene encoding ferrous iron transport protein B, with protein sequence MSEHLKVALIGNPNTGKSTLFNDLTGLNQKVGNFPGVTVDKKTGLVKLSNGQSAEIIDLPGIYSLYAKSKDEQIAFEVLYDRKGKLRPDLVVVVADASNLKRNLLLYTQVADLNIPVILVLNMIDVAEKNGLRIDVDRLAARLGIRVIPVNARENKGVNEVKLAIGEATKIATQVKTIEVEELAPALIDEISGSFETSSPYEALQLAHQHENLSSLTIEQSDFIESLEQKHAFHSANSQSKETIARYNFINDLLFDTVKQDESAKGETFSNKIDKVLTHRVFGLVIFVIILFLVFQSIFTFAEYPMSFIEKGFLSIEQWLSGVLPVGVFTNLLIDGVLAGLSGVLVFLPQIVILFFFIAILEDTGYMARVTFMMDKLMRKVGLNGKSVVPLISGVACAVPAIMATRTIESWKDRIITILVTPLMSCSARLPVYTLLISLVVPDQKILGFLSLQGLALLSMYLVGFFAAIGAAWIMKRIVRSRERGYFIMELPIYRMPRWSNIGLQLYEKARTFVIEAGKVIIAVSVILWVLSTYGPSDKMSTIDTHFETLAKVPGANIGLLEQEKGAQKLEASYAGILGKAIEPVIKPLGYDWKIGIALITSFAAREVFVGTMSTIYSVEGDGENIVSVRQKLATAINTETGLPVFSLATAISLMFFYAFAMQCASTIAVVYRETKSVKWPIIQLAYMTTLAYVASLIVYQVLK encoded by the coding sequence GTGAGTGAACACCTTAAAGTAGCCCTTATTGGCAATCCAAATACTGGAAAATCAACTTTATTTAATGATCTTACGGGGTTAAACCAGAAAGTTGGAAACTTTCCGGGGGTTACAGTTGATAAAAAAACAGGCCTTGTAAAACTTTCTAATGGCCAATCGGCCGAAATTATTGACCTTCCCGGTATTTACAGTCTTTATGCAAAATCCAAAGATGAGCAAATAGCTTTTGAAGTACTGTATGATCGTAAAGGTAAACTACGTCCTGATTTGGTTGTAGTTGTTGCTGATGCTTCTAACTTAAAACGCAATTTGTTGCTATACACGCAGGTGGCCGATTTGAATATTCCGGTTATTCTGGTGCTCAACATGATTGATGTTGCTGAGAAGAACGGATTAAGAATTGACGTTGATAGGCTCGCTGCTCGTTTAGGGATACGAGTCATACCTGTAAACGCTCGTGAGAACAAAGGCGTTAATGAGGTAAAATTGGCTATTGGTGAAGCAACTAAAATTGCCACGCAAGTAAAAACAATTGAAGTTGAAGAATTGGCTCCAGCCTTAATTGATGAAATCAGTGGAAGCTTTGAAACAAGCAGCCCTTATGAAGCATTACAGCTTGCGCACCAGCATGAAAATCTTAGCAGCTTAACAATTGAACAAAGCGATTTTATTGAAAGCTTGGAGCAAAAGCATGCATTTCATTCAGCTAATTCTCAGTCAAAAGAAACCATTGCTCGTTATAATTTCATCAACGATCTGTTATTTGACACAGTCAAACAAGATGAATCAGCTAAAGGTGAAACGTTTAGCAATAAAATTGATAAAGTATTAACACATCGTGTATTCGGACTGGTTATTTTCGTTATAATACTGTTTTTGGTGTTTCAGTCGATTTTTACATTTGCTGAATATCCAATGTCATTTATAGAGAAGGGCTTTTTAAGTATTGAACAATGGCTTTCTGGAGTTTTACCTGTTGGCGTGTTTACCAATCTGCTTATTGATGGTGTTCTGGCGGGATTAAGCGGAGTATTGGTCTTTCTTCCGCAAATTGTTATTCTCTTCTTTTTTATTGCTATTCTTGAAGATACTGGCTACATGGCACGCGTTACGTTCATGATGGATAAACTGATGCGTAAAGTGGGGTTAAATGGAAAGTCGGTAGTACCTTTAATTAGCGGTGTTGCTTGTGCTGTGCCGGCTATTATGGCAACACGGACTATTGAAAGCTGGAAGGACCGGATTATTACCATTTTGGTCACTCCTTTAATGAGCTGCTCTGCTCGCTTGCCGGTTTATACTTTGCTTATTTCCTTAGTTGTTCCTGATCAAAAAATACTTGGATTCTTAAGCTTGCAAGGACTAGCATTATTATCAATGTACTTAGTGGGCTTTTTTGCTGCTATCGGGGCTGCCTGGATCATGAAAAGGATTGTAAGAAGCCGAGAGCGCGGCTATTTTATAATGGAATTGCCAATTTACCGTATGCCTCGCTGGTCGAACATAGGATTGCAGTTATATGAAAAAGCCAGGACCTTTGTTATTGAAGCAGGAAAGGTAATTATTGCAGTTTCTGTAATCTTGTGGGTATTATCTACATACGGGCCAAGTGATAAAATGAGCACTATAGATACACATTTCGAGACTTTAGCAAAAGTGCCTGGAGCGAACATCGGATTGTTAGAGCAAGAGAAGGGTGCCCAAAAACTGGAAGCTTCTTATGCAGGTATATTAGGCAAAGCCATTGAGCCTGTGATAAAGCCTTTGGGTTATGATTGGAAGATAGGCATTGCGTTAATTACTTCATTCGCTGCTCGAGAAGTGTTTGTAGGAACCATGTCTACTATTTATAGTGTTGAGGGTGATGGAGAAAATATTGTTTCGGTAAGGCAAAAGTTGGCAACGGCAATAAATACCGAAACCGGACTACCCGTGTTTAGCTTAGCTACTGCGATATCTTTAATGTTTTTTTATGCTTTTGCTATGCAATGTGCAAGTACTATAGCCGTTGTTTATCGTGAAACCAAGAGTGTTAAATGGCCCATAATTCAATTGGCATACATGACTACACTGGCATATGTGGCAAGCCTTATTGTTTATCAGGTATTGAAATAA
- a CDS encoding SprT-like domain-containing protein, translated as MDKISILQKYIPAPAAPLIVKWIDYYKAELKISRNRSTKLGDYRHPYGGKGHRISVNYNLNQYSFLITLVHEFAHLLNYNRHKNKVKPHGTEWKKAFQEMMHPFFEMNIFPVDVESALKAYMQNPAASSCSDMNLLRVLKNYDKKQEVLLAVEKLPFNAVFSLPNGRKFQKLELIRKRYRCVELSTKRMYLFNPLAEVVELNNH; from the coding sequence TTGGATAAAATCAGTATTCTTCAAAAGTATATTCCTGCACCTGCAGCTCCGCTAATTGTAAAGTGGATAGATTATTATAAGGCTGAGCTTAAAATCAGTAGAAATCGTAGTACCAAGTTAGGAGATTATCGTCATCCTTATGGCGGTAAAGGACATCGGATTTCGGTGAATTATAATCTCAATCAATATTCATTTTTGATCACCCTGGTACATGAGTTCGCCCACCTCTTAAATTATAATCGACATAAAAATAAGGTAAAGCCTCATGGTACGGAATGGAAAAAGGCATTTCAAGAAATGATGCATCCTTTTTTCGAAATGAATATTTTTCCGGTTGATGTTGAGTCTGCATTAAAAGCATACATGCAAAATCCGGCAGCATCGAGCTGCAGTGATATGAATTTGTTGCGAGTTCTAAAGAATTACGATAAAAAGCAAGAGGTTTTGCTTGCCGTAGAAAAATTACCGTTTAATGCAGTTTTTTCTTTACCCAATGGACGGAAGTTTCAAAAGTTAGAACTAATCAGAAAACGTTACCGTTGTGTTGAGCTGAGTACTAAAAGAATGTATCTTTTCAACCCTTTGGCTGAAGTGGTAGAGCTCAACAATCACTAA
- a CDS encoding DUF4440 domain-containing protein: MTVKRIVIKLISTLYLVTILTSNLFSQTVPDFIENIIHRDKQFSAMAGQKGIKEAYLSVLHKDGIIFRPEPVNGINYFKLLPNDIPGTLTREPVFADVSNDQTLGFTTGPYDYKGENDGVISINSGEYVSIWIKEKKKWELMLDLGIAHGKTAFTPQFTYANPMTFGMKRATLDFIAEEQQKNSMEILKATDELYCGAITNGKTETTYKEFLSSSIRLLRNNQLPILGKSPALTYLNSQYVEYSYRNSHVYVAPSRDLGYTTGTGSITTIVKNQKTTQNINYLRVWRKENSGFWRIVLDIEAPAQ, translated from the coding sequence ATGACAGTAAAACGAATCGTTATAAAACTCATTTCTACTTTATACCTAGTTACCATCCTAACTTCTAATTTATTTTCCCAAACTGTACCCGACTTTATAGAGAATATTATCCATAGGGATAAACAGTTTAGTGCGATGGCGGGACAAAAAGGAATAAAGGAGGCATATTTATCTGTTTTACATAAAGATGGTATTATATTCCGACCCGAGCCGGTGAATGGAATCAATTATTTTAAACTCCTCCCAAACGATATACCTGGAACTCTTACGCGAGAACCTGTTTTTGCAGATGTTTCCAATGACCAGACCTTGGGATTTACAACAGGACCATACGATTACAAAGGAGAAAATGATGGGGTTATTAGTATCAATTCCGGCGAATATGTTTCTATTTGGATTAAGGAGAAAAAGAAATGGGAGTTGATGCTGGACCTAGGTATTGCCCATGGAAAAACTGCGTTCACTCCACAATTCACCTATGCAAACCCTATGACATTTGGGATGAAGCGCGCAACACTTGACTTTATTGCCGAAGAGCAGCAAAAAAACTCCATGGAAATATTAAAAGCCACCGATGAACTTTATTGTGGCGCCATAACAAATGGAAAAACTGAAACTACCTATAAGGAGTTTCTTAGTTCAAGCATACGGTTATTAAGAAATAATCAGTTACCAATTTTAGGAAAATCACCTGCATTAACCTATTTGAATTCACAATACGTCGAGTACTCTTATCGTAACTCACACGTGTACGTAGCCCCTTCCCGAGATCTAGGCTATACAACTGGCACAGGAAGCATTACAACAATCGTTAAAAACCAAAAAACGACTCAAAACATTAATTATTTAAGAGTTTGGCGCAAAGAAAATTCTGGATTCTGGAGAATTGTATTGGATATTGAGGCTCCGGCTCAATAA
- the cysS gene encoding cysteine--tRNA ligase yields the protein MQQPVIIYNTLSRSKEEFKPINPPLVGMYVCGPTVYSDVHLGNCRTFISFDIIFRYLSHLGYKVRYVRNVTDAGHLESDADVGEDKIAKKAKLAQVEPMEIVQKYTVGFRQVMEVFNVLPPSIEPTATGHIIEQIEMTRKLLENGYAYEVNGSIYFDVDKYNKEQNYGILSGRNIEDLLNNTRDLDGQEEKRGALDFALWIKAKPEHLMQWPSPWGMGFPGWHLECSAMSNKYLGSHFDIHGGGMDLIPTHHTNEIAQNIAFCGKHPANYWVHTNMLTVNGQKMSKSLGNSFLPHELFTGLHPLLNKGYSPMVVRFFMLQAHYRSTLDFSNEALDASEKGFKRMMAAYDLLEDLSTSDQSTSDIMALKKRCYDAMSDDFNTPIAIAELFEGVRIINSVKAGLETITPEDLEALKQLFNSFLFNIFGLTKDEHAANNVGKVIDLLIDIRNNAKANRDYATSDAIRNKLLEIGYQLKDSKEGTTWSTV from the coding sequence ATGCAACAACCTGTAATTATTTACAACACTTTAAGCAGAAGTAAGGAAGAATTTAAGCCGATCAATCCCCCACTTGTTGGTATGTATGTATGCGGCCCGACCGTTTACAGCGATGTGCATTTGGGTAATTGTCGCACTTTTATCTCTTTCGACATTATTTTCAGGTACTTAAGCCATTTAGGCTATAAGGTTAGGTATGTACGCAACGTTACCGATGCCGGTCATTTGGAAAGCGATGCCGATGTAGGCGAAGATAAAATTGCAAAAAAAGCAAAACTTGCCCAAGTGGAACCGATGGAGATTGTACAAAAGTACACTGTAGGATTCAGACAGGTAATGGAAGTATTTAACGTTTTGCCGCCAAGTATTGAACCTACAGCAACGGGACATATCATTGAGCAAATTGAAATGACTCGCAAACTGTTGGAAAATGGCTATGCGTACGAGGTTAACGGCAGCATTTATTTTGATGTTGACAAATACAATAAAGAGCAAAATTATGGTATTCTAAGTGGTCGTAACATAGAGGATTTGCTTAATAATACCCGCGATTTGGACGGACAAGAAGAAAAGCGTGGAGCACTTGACTTTGCCCTCTGGATAAAAGCAAAACCTGAGCATTTAATGCAATGGCCTTCTCCATGGGGAATGGGCTTTCCGGGCTGGCACCTTGAATGCTCGGCTATGAGCAACAAATACCTGGGTTCACATTTTGATATTCACGGTGGAGGCATGGACCTTATTCCAACTCACCACACTAACGAAATAGCTCAAAATATTGCATTCTGTGGTAAACACCCAGCCAACTATTGGGTTCACACAAATATGCTTACTGTTAACGGACAAAAAATGTCAAAATCATTAGGCAACAGCTTCTTGCCTCATGAACTTTTCACAGGTCTCCATCCGTTACTGAACAAAGGCTATAGCCCTATGGTAGTTCGCTTTTTTATGCTTCAAGCTCATTACCGTAGTACATTAGATTTTTCAAATGAAGCCTTAGATGCCTCTGAAAAAGGGTTTAAACGCATGATGGCGGCTTATGATTTATTAGAGGACTTAAGCACGTCAGACCAGTCTACTTCTGATATCATGGCCTTAAAGAAAAGATGTTATGATGCCATGAGTGATGATTTCAATACACCTATTGCAATCGCTGAATTGTTTGAGGGAGTACGAATCATCAATTCTGTAAAAGCAGGATTGGAAACCATTACTCCTGAAGACCTGGAAGCATTAAAACAATTATTTAACAGCTTTTTATTCAATATTTTTGGACTAACCAAGGACGAACATGCTGCAAATAATGTTGGAAAAGTAATAGACCTTCTGATCGATATCCGTAATAATGCTAAAGCAAATAGAGATTATGCTACTTCGGATGCAATCAGAAATAAACTACTTGAAATAGGGTATCAACTAAAAGACAGTAAAGAAGGTACCACTTGGAGTACTGTTTAA
- a CDS encoding endonuclease/exonuclease/phosphatase family protein: protein MKNHKRRSLAHKFVFTANIVAAIFLLVCYLAPFIDPVYLWPIAFFGLAYPFILLINLLFFLFWLIIWRRPAWLSLIVIAAGTPFHKNSFGFNLPYDIEHKPDSSIRVMSYNTHYFRPINKRSNDDSTKNKILELIRNENPDILCIQEFYTRKKGKFNIKDSIQHIMGTKDVYVKKIIGDDYESTGLAIFSKYPIESSKEIPFSGERTDNTCIYADLNIHGRIVRIFNIHLQSISFQQQDYKYYQKIRDSLSTDPVLTRRIARMLKKAFEKRSIQAKLVAEAVQSSPYPVLLCGDFNDTPLSYAYCTVSKGMNSAFTQRGVGFGKTYGGAFPNFQIDFILFDNYFKAKTYKITPKKLSDHYPVRSDIMFN from the coding sequence ATGAAAAACCATAAAAGAAGAAGTTTAGCCCATAAATTCGTTTTTACCGCTAATATTGTTGCCGCTATTTTTTTGCTGGTATGCTATCTGGCTCCATTTATTGATCCTGTATATTTATGGCCAATCGCCTTTTTTGGATTGGCTTATCCATTTATTCTATTAATTAATTTATTATTTTTCTTATTCTGGCTTATTATTTGGCGCAGACCTGCCTGGCTATCCCTAATAGTTATAGCCGCTGGTACCCCATTCCATAAAAACAGTTTTGGTTTCAACTTACCCTATGACATTGAACACAAACCCGACAGCTCTATTAGGGTAATGAGTTACAATACGCATTATTTCCGTCCTATCAACAAACGAAGTAATGATGACTCCACCAAGAACAAAATATTGGAGCTGATACGTAATGAAAATCCGGATATACTTTGTATTCAGGAATTCTATACCAGAAAGAAAGGTAAGTTCAATATTAAAGACAGCATACAGCATATAATGGGAACCAAGGATGTGTATGTAAAAAAAATTATTGGAGATGATTACGAATCAACAGGATTGGCAATATTTTCAAAATATCCTATAGAAAGCAGTAAGGAAATACCTTTTTCAGGCGAAAGAACTGACAATACCTGTATTTATGCCGACCTGAATATTCATGGAAGAATCGTACGGATTTTTAACATTCACTTACAATCGATAAGTTTTCAACAACAAGATTATAAATATTATCAAAAAATAAGGGATTCCCTTAGCACCGATCCGGTACTTACCCGCAGGATAGCAAGAATGCTGAAAAAAGCATTTGAAAAACGAAGTATTCAAGCCAAGCTTGTTGCAGAAGCGGTCCAAAGTAGCCCATATCCGGTCTTACTCTGTGGAGATTTTAATGACACTCCACTTTCTTATGCTTATTGTACTGTTTCAAAGGGCATGAACAGTGCATTTACTCAACGGGGTGTAGGCTTTGGAAAAACTTATGGTGGGGCCTTCCCTAATTTTCAAATCGACTTTATTCTATTTGACAATTATTTCAAAGCCAAAACCTATAAAATCACACCCAAAAAGCTATCGGATCACTATCCGGTGCGAAGTGACATAATGTTTAATTAG
- a CDS encoding rhomboid family protein, which produces MSLVEELKQVLFRPRRKLHQFIAVNVFVFFVIKLVFVFETLFKLPSNFSTKIIEYLSIPASFDILIKQPWSVFTYMFLHKDFFHLLFNMLGLYWFGQLLEEYLGGKKFSLIYIFGGLVGGLLFIAVYNLFPVFENVVAQSRTVGASAGVLAIAVATATLLPDHQFMLLFLGLVKIKYLVLFFVLIDLINITGDNAGGHIAHLGGAIIGFVYIKQLRKGRDVSSPFQSFFRFFTKLFKRKPKLKVTYRNPANDKKNVKKQLDKQEIIDRILDKISKYGYEGLTKEEKDILFRASQEKE; this is translated from the coding sequence ATGAGCTTAGTTGAAGAGTTAAAACAGGTTCTTTTCCGTCCACGTCGAAAACTGCATCAGTTTATCGCAGTAAACGTTTTTGTCTTTTTTGTCATCAAACTGGTTTTTGTTTTTGAAACTTTATTTAAGCTTCCCTCTAATTTTTCCACAAAAATCATTGAGTATTTATCTATACCGGCATCGTTTGATATTCTAATCAAACAGCCATGGAGTGTGTTTACCTATATGTTTTTGCATAAAGATTTTTTCCACCTTTTGTTCAACATGTTAGGTTTATATTGGTTCGGTCAGCTATTGGAGGAATACCTGGGAGGTAAGAAGTTCTCTCTTATCTACATATTTGGAGGGTTAGTAGGCGGGCTACTATTCATTGCAGTTTACAACCTTTTCCCTGTATTTGAAAATGTTGTGGCTCAATCCAGAACCGTAGGCGCTTCTGCAGGTGTATTAGCTATTGCTGTTGCTACTGCAACTTTATTGCCCGATCATCAGTTTATGTTATTGTTTTTGGGCTTAGTAAAAATAAAGTACCTGGTTTTATTCTTTGTATTAATTGATTTGATAAATATCACCGGTGATAATGCAGGTGGGCATATTGCTCACTTGGGAGGAGCTATAATCGGGTTCGTCTATATTAAGCAGTTACGAAAGGGGCGTGATGTAAGTTCTCCTTTCCAATCTTTCTTCAGGTTCTTTACCAAACTTTTTAAACGAAAACCCAAGTTGAAAGTGACGTACCGCAATCCCGCAAATGACAAGAAAAACGTTAAAAAGCAACTAGATAAACAAGAAATCATTGACCGGATTCTCGACAAAATATCTAAGTATGGTTACGAAGGGTTAACCAAAGAAGAAAAGGATATCCTGTTCAGAGCAAGCCAGGAAAAAGAATGA
- a CDS encoding rhomboid family intramembrane serine protease — MSNYRPPSAFSMLPPVVKNILIINVICFLAQLNPVINAWLTEHCAAFYVDSPNFRIWQVFTYAFLHGGYAHLFFNMFAVFVFGPVIENYLGSKRFLTYYMLTVIGAIAMHFLITGIQIYNLSGSFFPIHQDIISANEFRYPPVLGASGAVFGLLIAFGLLFPNMMLYIYFFFPIKAKYFVIIYGAIELYMAIQNNPNDNVAHYAHLGGMLFGFILLKVWKIRKPGSYY, encoded by the coding sequence ATGAGTAATTACAGACCACCGTCGGCCTTTAGCATGCTACCTCCGGTAGTAAAGAATATATTAATTATTAATGTTATTTGTTTTTTAGCGCAACTCAATCCAGTCATTAATGCATGGCTGACTGAACATTGTGCCGCATTTTACGTTGACTCTCCCAATTTCAGGATTTGGCAGGTATTTACTTATGCCTTTTTACATGGAGGATATGCACACTTGTTCTTTAATATGTTTGCCGTATTCGTTTTCGGCCCTGTCATTGAAAACTATTTAGGCTCAAAACGGTTTTTAACTTATTATATGCTTACTGTTATTGGAGCAATCGCCATGCATTTTCTGATAACTGGTATTCAGATATATAATTTAAGTGGCAGCTTTTTTCCAATTCATCAGGATATCATATCCGCCAATGAGTTTCGTTACCCACCGGTATTGGGTGCATCTGGAGCAGTTTTTGGACTGCTAATAGCATTTGGGCTGCTATTCCCAAATATGATGCTTTATATTTACTTTTTTTTCCCAATTAAGGCAAAATATTTTGTAATTATTTACGGAGCTATCGAACTTTATATGGCAATACAGAATAACCCGAATGACAATGTTGCTCACTATGCACATTTAGGCGGCATGCTATTTGGTTTCATTTTATTAAAAGTGTGGAAAATCCGTAAACCCGGTTCATATTATTAA
- the mutL gene encoding DNA mismatch repair endonuclease MutL gives MSDIIQLLPDSVANQIAAGEVVQRPASAVKELIENSIDAGASTIKLIVKDAGKALLQVIDDGCGMSATDSRMAFERHATSKIRKAEDLFSIRTMGFRGEALASIAAVAQVELKTRRHEDEVGTQLLIEGSEIKLQEACSCSAGTSFSAKNLFFNIPARRNFLKSNPVEMRHIIDEFQRIALANPNVFFSLHHDGQEVFHLPKGTLKQRIVHIFGNSYNERLVPLEEQTDIISIKGFIGKPEYSKKTRGEQFFFVNNRFIKDAYLNHAITTAYEELLPADSFPFYVLFINIDPIHIDINVHPTKTEIKFDNEKVIYAIIRSAVRRSLGQYNISPAIDFDAAPTSTALRDFVPSTAAVRMPTITVNPEFNPFEQQNGRSGGSSFRQPTSQPAINVGNWEQLYKIVREDEDKKDVHTHPLFDLPAPKEESPKFKLNENQSFQIHNRYIISPIKSGFIVIDQQAAHERILYERYLNSLETHKGSSQQSLFPQTLELSPSDFELLKEMMNEVKALGFDIREFGRNSVVVDGVPSDVASGNEARLLENLLESFKQNATILKVDKRDNLARSLARTAAIKSGTALSKEEMSLLIDELFACQMPKVAVSGKPTFITIGLEELVKRFSS, from the coding sequence ATGTCAGACATCATACAACTATTACCGGATTCGGTAGCCAACCAGATTGCAGCAGGAGAAGTAGTGCAGCGACCCGCATCAGCGGTAAAAGAGTTGATTGAAAACTCTATTGATGCCGGGGCTAGCACTATTAAACTGATTGTTAAAGATGCCGGAAAAGCACTTTTACAAGTAATTGACGACGGTTGTGGAATGAGCGCCACCGACAGTCGCATGGCCTTTGAACGGCATGCCACCTCAAAAATACGTAAAGCAGAGGACCTTTTTTCTATTCGGACCATGGGTTTCCGGGGAGAAGCTCTCGCCTCTATTGCCGCAGTTGCCCAGGTTGAATTAAAAACCCGTCGCCATGAGGACGAAGTAGGCACACAGTTGTTGATTGAAGGCTCTGAAATCAAGTTGCAAGAAGCATGCAGTTGCAGTGCGGGCACTTCCTTTTCTGCCAAAAATCTATTTTTCAACATTCCGGCTCGTCGTAACTTTTTAAAAAGCAACCCTGTTGAAATGCGTCATATTATTGACGAGTTTCAGCGAATAGCATTGGCTAATCCTAACGTTTTTTTCAGTCTGCATCACGATGGGCAAGAAGTGTTTCATTTGCCAAAGGGAACACTAAAACAACGCATTGTCCATATTTTTGGAAATAGTTATAACGAACGTTTAGTTCCACTAGAGGAACAAACCGATATTATCAGCATTAAAGGTTTTATAGGCAAACCCGAGTATTCAAAAAAAACCAGGGGTGAACAATTTTTCTTTGTCAACAACAGGTTTATTAAGGACGCCTATTTAAATCATGCAATAACTACCGCTTATGAGGAGCTGTTACCTGCCGATTCATTCCCGTTTTATGTATTGTTCATTAATATCGATCCTATTCATATCGACATCAATGTTCATCCAACCAAAACGGAGATCAAATTTGACAATGAGAAAGTAATTTACGCCATCATCCGATCGGCAGTAAGACGCTCTTTAGGACAGTATAACATCAGCCCTGCTATTGATTTTGATGCGGCACCAACCAGCACAGCCTTGCGTGATTTTGTGCCGTCAACAGCAGCAGTTCGTATGCCGACTATAACTGTTAATCCTGAATTTAATCCATTTGAGCAGCAGAACGGCCGCTCTGGAGGTTCTTCATTCAGACAACCGACCTCACAGCCTGCTATAAACGTGGGTAATTGGGAGCAACTCTATAAAATTGTTAGAGAAGATGAAGACAAAAAAGATGTTCATACCCATCCATTATTTGATCTCCCTGCTCCAAAAGAAGAATCGCCTAAGTTTAAGCTAAATGAAAACCAGTCGTTTCAAATTCACAACCGTTACATTATTTCACCCATAAAATCAGGATTTATTGTAATTGATCAGCAAGCAGCACACGAACGGATTCTATATGAGCGTTATTTAAACTCATTGGAAACACATAAAGGGAGCAGTCAGCAAAGTTTGTTTCCGCAAACACTGGAATTGTCACCTTCCGATTTTGAACTTTTAAAAGAGATGATGAATGAGGTAAAAGCCTTGGGATTTGATATCAGGGAATTTGGGCGGAATTCAGTGGTGGTTGATGGGGTGCCGTCGGACGTGGCCAGTGGTAATGAGGCCCGTTTGCTTGAGAACCTTTTAGAAAGTTTTAAACAAAATGCTACTATTTTAAAGGTAGATAAACGAGATAACCTTGCTCGTTCCCTAGCTCGAACGGCTGCCATAAAATCAGGAACAGCATTGAGCAAAGAAGAAATGAGCCTGTTAATTGATGAGCTATTTGCATGTCAGATGCCTAAAGTAGCTGTGTCGGGGAAACCAACATTCATAACAATTGGCTTGGAAGAATTGGTAAAAAGATTTTCTTCATAA